From a region of the Mercurialis annua linkage group LG1-X, ddMerAnnu1.2, whole genome shotgun sequence genome:
- the LOC126681699 gene encoding uncharacterized protein LOC126681699, producing MQSQYPRITQEQSLTDWRSNNASASSSSTLIGDYIGIESCLDLKDNHDDTFFKDTDHQQRLNLLRRKRDQRCSPKVKKEFPPPIPLLARTGNLPGHMPWVLKRYYTSDGRLILKEERVKHHDYFRAHRSNGRLTLHLISLDHQVYNSPSEVVNEVNLENEKEKENEIENCHSEEEEEEDDRIEKCCSEEVKEKENECEEETQVNENGGAKEDEFENMKKKEIVYDEEDERVASSIENGGSIGGTVSGLKCFNYILRPGSTCIFEMPVPTLRPIHS from the coding sequence ATGCAGTCTCAATACCCAAGAATCACGCAAGAACAATCTTTGACTGATTGGAGATCTAATAATGCAAGTGCAAGTTCTTCTTCTACTTTGATTGGAGATTACATTGGCATTGAGAGCTGTCTTGATCTTAAAGATAATCACGATGATACGTTTTTTAAGGACACTGATCATCAGCAAAGATTGAATCTACTCCGTCGCAAGAGAGATCAACGGTGTTCGCCCAAGGTTAAAAAGGAGTTTCCGCCGCCAATACCGTTGCTGGCCAGAACTGGGAATTTGCCCGGCCATATGCCTTGGGTTTTGAAGAGATATTATACGAGTGACGGGAGATTGATTCTTAAAGAAGAGAGAGTTAAGCATCACGATTATTTTCGTGCTCATCGGAGTAATGGCCGTCTTACTCTGCACCTTATTTCTTTAGATCATCAAGTTTATAACTCTCCTTCTGAGGTTGTAAATGAGGTTAACTTAGAaaacgaaaaagaaaaagaaaatgagattGAAAATTGTCacagtgaagaagaagaagaagaagatgatagGATTGAGAAATGTTGCAGTGAAGAAgtaaaggaaaaagaaaatgaatgtGAAGAAGAAACACAAGTGAATGAAAATGGAGGAGCTAAAGAAGACGAGTTTGAGAATATGAAGAAGAAGGAAATTGTatatgatgaagaagatgagagaGTTGCTTCTTCTATTGAAAATGGCGGAAGCATTGGTGGAACTGTGAGTGGTTTGAAGTGCTTCAATTACATTTTGAGACCAGGCTCCACTTGCATTTTTGAGATGCCAGTACCAACTCTGAGGCCAATTCACAGTTAG
- the LOC130015160 gene encoding uncharacterized mitochondrial protein AtMg00810-like: MHQPPGMANTQFPNYVCKLQRALYGLKQAPRAWFDRLSKFLLSCGFFCSLADPSLFICHSDRGILVLLLYVDDMLLTGSSEALVTSFVQTLSHEFSMKDLGPVHHFLGIVITPTTRGLQLSQTHYALSILDRSKMMDCKPMATPLDIKLKPPGSTTVLTDPSHYRGIVGALQYLTLTRPDLAYSVNYVSQFMHAPTVANLKMVHRILRYIKGTLSMSLHLTSDTSLNLSAFSDADWAGCPMTRRSTTGYCTYLGSNIISWCAKKQHTISRSSTEAEYRAMAHTTAELTWLTYLLQDLRILPVSSPILYCDNMSALYMTINPVFHARSKHIELDYHFVRERVALGLLVTKYIPSANQVADLFTKSVPKNIIAHFRTKLCLQPRLSLREDISKPDSIDESKE; encoded by the coding sequence ATGCATCAACCCCCAGGTATGGCTAACACCCAGTTTCCAAATTATGTTTGTAAGCTACAACGCGCATTGTATGGTCTTAAGCAGGCACCACGTGCTTGGTTTGATCGACTCAGTAAATTTCTACTTTCATGTGGATTTTTCTGTAGTCTTGCTGACCcatctttatttatttgtcaCTCTGATCGTGGAATTCTTGTTTTACTTTTGTACGTAGATGACATGCTTCTTACTGGATCCTCGGAGGCACTTGTTACTTCTTTTGTTCAAACATTAAGCCATGAATTCTCCATGAAGGATCTCGGCCCAGTTCACCATTTTCTTGGCATTGTCATTACACCAACGACTCGAGGTCTGCAGTTGTCCCAGACACACTATGCTCTTTCTATACTCGACCGTTCCAAAATGATGGACTGCAAGCCTATGGCTACTCCACTAGACATCAAACTCAAACCTCCTGGTTCTACAACTGTTCTTACCGATCCTTCTCATTATCGTGGGATTGTTGGCGCTTTACAATATCTCACACTTACACGGCCCGATCTTGCTTACAGTGTCAACTATGTATCTCAGTTCATGCACGCTCCTACTGTAGCTAATCTCAAGATGGTACATCGCATTCTACGATATATTAAAGGCACATTATCTATGAGCCTACATCTTACCTCTGATACTTCGCTCAATTTATCTGCGTTCTCCGATGCTGATTGGGCGGGTTGTCCTATGACTCGTCGTTCTACTACTGGTTACTGCACATATCTTGGTTCTAATATTATTTCTTGGTGTGCAAAAAAACAGCATACTATCTCCCGTTCTAGCACTGAAGCTGAATATCGTGCTATGGCTCATACAACAGCTGAACTTACATGGCTCACATATCTCCTTCAAGATCTTCGTATTTTGCCCGTCTCTTCACCAATTCTTTATTGTGACAACATGAGTGCTCTATACATGACCATTAATCCAGTTTTCCATGCCAGAAGTAAACATATTGAGTTGGACTACCATTTTGTACGTGAACGTGTTGCTCTTGGGTTACTTGTCACCAAATATATTCCTTCGGCTAATCAGGTTGCTGATCTGTTTACCAAATCAGTCCCCAAAAACATCATTGCTCACTTTCGCACCAAACTGTGCCTTCAGCCTCGGCTCAGTTTGCGGGAGGATATTAGCAAACCTGATTCTATTGATGAGTCAAAGGAGTAA
- the LOC126664735 gene encoding uncharacterized protein LOC126664735 has translation MMGTMDYMMEKNLFFKAKSIFSSLYGIILWSTTLPSSSSPPSAGLKTLIYPPDLIHHPFVIHSYKKSLTPSLPVSPSLSTTSSSSSSSSLFQSLNISSSRSSWSSSMLDDLIGAESGVYLKSSEEEGTARMVKLDEDKLLRVNQGKRNEQQCEIMKRNRYPPAIPSLARKGNLPPCILTRYYSDGRLILKEEKLQHREYFESYRENGHLILKLVHLDEVDDDEEEAAAPELHDHEELIEEEEETDMYEKLSSSLPKSYLKNGSERHGDLRKCFTYSGKMISDSYISCYANAGYEYMNQPGSATNSPFNVHQMTTVA, from the coding sequence ATGATGGGTACTATGGATTACATGATGGAgaagaatttatttttcaaagctAAATCTATATTTTCATCTCTTTATGGAATCATTTTATGGTCAACAACCTTgccatcatcatcatctccaCCATCAGCTGGtctcaaaaccctaatttatcCTCCAGACCTAATTCATCATCCATTTGTTATCCATTCTTACAAGAAATCACTAACACCATCTTTGCCAGTATCACCATCACTCTCAactacttcttcttcttcttcttcttcttcgttgtTTCAATCATTAAATATTTCCTCATCGCGTTCTTCATGGTCGTCTTCTATGTTGGATGACTTGATCGGAGCAGAGAGTGGCGTTTATTTGAAGTCGAGTGAAGAAGAAGGAACAGCAAGAATGGTGAAATTAGATGAGGATAAGCTATTACGTGTCAATCAAGGAAAGAGAAATGAGCAACAATGTGAAATAATGAAAAGGAATAGGTATCCCCCAGCAATTCCTTCATTAGCAAGAAAAGGAAATTTGCCGCCTTGCATTTTAACTAGGTATTATTCTGATGGGAGATTGATTcttaaagaagaaaaattgcAGCACCGTGAATATTTTGAATCCTATAGAGAAAACGGTCATCTCATTTTGAAGCTTGTTCACTTAGATGAagttgatgatgatgaagaagaagcaGCAGCGCCAGAACTGCACGATCATGAGGAGcttattgaagaagaagaagaaactgaTATGTATGAAAAACTATCATCGTCTCTGCCAAAATCTTATTTGAAAAATGGAAGTGAAAGGCACGGAGATTTACGCAAATGTTTTACATATTCCGGCAAGATGATATCGGATTCTTATATATCTTGCTATGCCAATGCCGGATATGAGTACATGAATCAACCTGGCTCTGCAACCAATTCACCATTCAATGTTCATCAGATGACAACTGTAGCGTAG
- the LOC126658175 gene encoding F-box/kelch-repeat protein At1g22040, whose protein sequence is MGSVLSLANAKSRRTPFNEVSLNGGCKRQKTSLSFYDESLRLIPSLPDELSIQILARIPRIYYFNLRLVSQKWKETVMSNELFKLRKELGLTEEWLYILTKIEEELSWHALDPLSRKWQRLPRMPNVYAEKSRNSYSGLWLWNLLGPRINIAGTIRNWFGHKHILDQMPFCGCAIGALDGCLYVLGGFFRASAISCVWRYDPTINRWCEITSMSTGRAYCKTSILNDKLYVVGGVSQLGGGLIPLQSAEVFDPCTDTWSEVPSMPFSKSQQHPNAFWTDMLKPIATGMTSYMGRLCVPQSLYSWPFFVDAGGEIYDPETNSWAEMPTGMGEGWPARQAGTKLSVVVDGELYSLDPSSSRDSGKIKVYDQKEDAWKVVIGKIPIYDSGDSESPHLLSGLHEKIHVVTKDGNHRLVVMQAALRNNLDSSPLSSTSHIDGSLDEHASLVESETVVWKVIASKDIESAELISCQVLDL, encoded by the coding sequence ATGGGGTCTGTTTTAAGTTTGGCTAATGCCAAAAGTAGAAGAACCCCGTTTAATGAAGTGAGTCTTAATGGCGGCTGCAAGAGGCAAAAGACATCGTTGAGCTTTTATGATGAGAGCCTGAGATTGATTCCAAGTCTTCCTGATGAATTATCAATCCAGATTCTTGCTAGAATTCCCAGAATTTACTATTTCAATTTGAGGTTGGTGTCTCAAAAGTGGAAAGAAACTGTTATGAGTAATGAACTGTTTAAATTGAGAAAAGAACTTGGATTGACAGAGGAATGGCTTTAtatattaactaaaattgaAGAGGAACTTTCATGGCATGCTTTGGATCCTTTGTCAAGGAAATGGCAGAGGTTGCCTCGGATGCCCAATGTTTATGCAGAGAAATCTAGGAACAGTTACTCTGGGCTTTGGTTATGGAACTTGTTAGGACCGCGCATTAATATTGCCGGAACTATAAGGAATTGGTTTGGGCATAAGCATATATTGGATCAAATGCCATTTTGTGGCTGTGCTATTGGCGCTCTTGATGGATGCCTCTATGTGCTTGGTGGGTTTTTTAGAGCTTCAGCTATCAGTTGCGTCTGGCGATATGACCCTACTATAAATAGATGGTGTGAGATCACTTCTATGTCTACTGGAAGGGCTTACTGCAAGACAAGTATTTTAAATGACAAGCTATATGTTGTTGGCGGGGTTAGTCAGTTGGGTGGGGGACTGATACCTCTTCAGTCTGCTGAAGTTTTTGACCCTTGCACCGATACATGGTCTGAAGTTCCAAGTATGCCATTCTCGAAATCTCAACAGCATCCTAATGCCTTTTGGACAGACATGCTGAAGCCTATTGCCACTGGGATGACTTCATACATGGGGAGATTATGTGTGCCCCAAAGTTTGTACTCATGGCCCTTCTTTGTTGATGCTGGGGGAGAAATTTACGATCCTGAAACCAATTCGTGGGCTGAGATGCCAACTGGCATGGGAGAAGGTTGGCCTGCAAGGCAGGCGGGCACAAAGTTGAGTGTTGTGGTAGATGGTGAATTATACTCATTAGATCCCTCCAGTTCTCGAGATAGTGGTAAGATCAAGGTGTATGATCAAAAAGAAGATGCCTGGAAAGTTGTTATAGGAAAAATTCCTATTTATGATTCTGGTGATTCAGAATCTCCACATCTTCTTTCTGGTTTGCATGAGAAGATTCATGTTGTCACAAAAGATGGCAATCATAGACTTGTAGTTATGCAGGCTGCTCTTCGTAATAATTTGGATTCATCTCCATTGAGCTCAACTTCTCATATTGATGGGTCCTTGGATGAGCATGCCTCGTTGGTTGAATCAGAAACAGTCGTCTGGAAGGTCATCGCCAGTAAGGATATTGAATCTGCTGAACTTATAAGTTGCCAAGTTCTTGATTTATAG
- the LOC126658201 gene encoding membrane-anchored ubiquitin-fold protein 6-like has protein sequence MAGEDLIELKFRLADGTDIGPTKYAPATSVATLKEKIISQWPKDNENGPKTVNDLKLINAGKILENNRTLAESRLPVGELPGAVITMHVVLRPPMPDKISDKLRKDSAKKTGCSCSIL, from the exons ATGGCAGGAGAGGATTTGATTGAGCTGAAATTCAGGTTAGCAGATGGTACTGATATTGGCCCCACCAAATATGCTCCAGCAACTTCAGTGGCAACTCTTAAAGAGAAGATAATTTCACAGTGGCCAAAAG ATAACGAAAATGGTCCAAAGACCGTAAATGACCTGAAACTCATAAATGCTGGAAAGATTCTTGAAAACAACAGGACACTTGCCGAGTCCAGACTTCCAGTTGGTGAACTTCCTGGAGCTGTCATCACCATGCACGTGGTTTTGCGGCCTCCTATGCCAGACAAAATCAGCG ACAAGCTCCGGAAGGATTCTGCAAAAAAGACGGGGTGTTCATGCTCAATCTTGTAG